One part of the Dermacentor andersoni chromosome 2, qqDerAnde1_hic_scaffold, whole genome shotgun sequence genome encodes these proteins:
- the LOC126541210 gene encoding microtubule-associated serine/threonine-protein kinase 3-like gives MVVAAASPTDKPGLDKRKVSAKMLVSLYPRIPKTASVLLDFFIKRESKVSLMREPLSHFCQEEVVLHAQECLLKLKKQVITYQDIRDMVENLVGLHNMCIKKNTEVAKELGDTVRKLTIIVGEVATSLEKIAEVPVTDWMAIGDAIVNKLERMNPPKPLPFAMFIPRMRDFKNMKMLGAGGFGVVYLVTYRPANFVVTVKLVNMDRFRRHKQAAMDKVVASVIRNPFLVKYYCCFCVKVNPDGRITRR, from the exons ATGGTCGTTGCTGCTGCTTCGCCTACCGACAAGCCCG GCTTGGACAAGCGGAAAGTGTCGGCGAAGATGCTCGTGTCGCTTTACCCCAGG ATTCCAAAGACTGCCTCTGTGCTGCTGGACTTCTTCATCAAGCGCGAGAGCAAGGTGTCCCTGATGCGTGAGCCGCTGTCGCACTTCTGCCAGGAAGAGGTGGTTCTCCACGCGCAAGAGTGCCTCCTCAAGCTCAAGAAGCAGGTCATCACGTACCAGGACATCCGCGATATGGTCGAGAATTTGGTCGGCCTCCACAACATG TGTATAAAGAAAAACACGGAAGTTGCGAAAGAACTCGGTGACACCGTACGCAAGCTGACTATCATCGTGGGCGAGGTTGCGACATCCTTGGAGAAGATCGCCGAAGTGCCCGTCACGGACTGGATGGCCATCGGTGACGCTATTGTCAACAAGCTTGAACGG ATGAATCCACCTAAACCACTTCCATTCGCTATGTTTATTCCACGGATGCGTGACTTCAAGAACATGAAGATGCTCGGGGCCGGCGGCTTTGG GGTCGTGTACCTGGTCACCTACCGTCCTGCTAACTTCGTGGTGACGGTGAAGCTTGTGAACATGGACCGCTTCAGACGACACAAGCAGGCCGCCATGGACAAAGTTGTCGCGTCCGTCATCAGGAACCCCTTCCTTGTCAAGTATTACTGCTGCTTCTGCGTCAAGGTGAATCCAGACGGCCGCATCACTCGTCGGTAG